Genomic window (Synechococcus sp. LA31):
TGCCCGATCAGCCAGTGGTGGTAGCGGCCGCCTGTGATGGAGCCTGTAGCGGCAACCCCGGTCCCGGAGGCTGGGGGTGCCTGCTGCGTTTCAGCGATGGTTCGGTGCAGGAGTTTGGTGGCTTTGAAGCCAACACCACCAATAACCGCATGGAGCTCACAGCAGCGTTAACGCTGCTCGAGAAGCTGGCAGTGCTGCCGCGTGATCCCAACCTCACGATTCGCACCGATTCCAAATATCTGATCGATGGCTTCAGCAAGTGGATCAATGGCTGGAAGCGCAAGGGCTGGCGCACCGCTTCCGGCAGCCCTGTGCTCAACCGCGATCTCTGGGAGGCTCTTGATGCCGCTCGCGTGAACGGTCTGCCGTTCTCCTACGTGAAAGGTCACAGCGGCGATCCCGATAACGACCGCTGCGACGCCATTGCCGTGGCCTTCTCGAAACGCCAGCAGCCCCAGCTGGCGCAGGGCGACTACGGCGGTCTGATGGTGAGCGAGCCTGAGCCGGCGCCCGACCTGGCGCCGCCGGCACTGCAGCAGCTGCTCACCCGCCTGGAGTTGGCTGATCGCCTGGCGGATGGTGGCTATGGCCTCAGCCTGATGGAGCTCGCCCAGCTGGTGGAGCAGCCACTCAAAAAGCTTGAGGCGCGCACGGAATCCTGGCGCTGGCGCGACTGGCAGGTGCAGCCAACCGCTGACGCGCGCTGGCGCCTGGCCAGGGACGCGTCAGGATCAGGTGAGGTGGAGAGAGATCTGGATGGCTGAACTCGGCACCGGGGCTCTCTATCAGCGTTTTGTAGGGCCACTGCTCAGCCGCGATGAGGGGGCAGATGCCGAGCAGCTCAGCCAGCTCACCCTCCAGGCCTTAGGCCAGGCCTCGCTGCGGCGCAACTGGCCGCTGGTGAGCGGCAGCCTGGCAGGGTTGGGCGCCGAGCTGGAGGTGCGCGATCTGCGCCTCGAGCAAACGCTGTTTGGTTGCCGCTTCCGCAATCCCGTGGGTCTGGCCGCCGGGTTCGACAAAAACGCCGTGGCCGCTGGCATCTGGCATTTGTTTGGTTTCGGCTTTGCCGAGGTGGGCACGATCACCTGGCATGCCCAGCCCGGCAACCCCAAGCCCCGGCTGTTCCGGCTGGCGGCGGAGCGGGCGGCCCTCAATCGCATGGGTTTCAACAATCGTGGTGCCCTGGCGGCCCGCCGCACCCTGGAGCGGCAAGCCTTGCCAGCGGTGGGTCAGCGGCCGGCGGTGCTGGGGATCAATCTCGGCAAGTCCAAAATCACCTCCCTGGAGCAGGCGCCAGACGATTACGCCTCGTCGCTGGAGCTGCTGGCTCCCCTGGCGGATTACGCCGTCATCAACGTGAGCTCCCCCAACACCCCGGGCCTCAGGGAGTTGCAAGACGATGCCCAGCTGCGCCGTCTGGTGGAGCGGTTGCGGCGCCTGCCTGCCTGCCCGCCGCTGCTGGTGAAGATCGCTCCCGATCTCGAGGATGAAGCCATCGATGCGATTGCCCGCCTGGCCTACGAGGAGGGCCTGGCCGGCGTGATCGCAGTGAACACCAGCCTCAACCGCCTCGGCCTGGAGCAGCGCCGCATCGTGCAAACCGGCCGCAGCCTGGCCGAAGAAGCCGGTGGCCTCAGTGGCGCCCCGCTCCGCGGCCGCGCCTTGGAGGTGCTGCGGCGCTTGCGGGCGGTGGCGGGTCCCGGCCTGCCCCTGATCGGTGTGGGCGGCATCGATTCCCCCGAGGCGGCCTGGGAGCGCATCTGTGCTGGCGCCTCGTTGATTCAGCTCTACACCGCCTGGATCTATGAGGGCCCGCAGCTTGTGCCCACGATCTTGGAGGGGCTGGTGCAGCAGCTGGATCGCCACGGCTTCCGCAGCATCAGCGAAGCGGTGGGCAGCGGCGTGGGCTGGCGATAGGTTGCGCGCAGATGGCAGCTGAGCTGCGGTGGTGCTTGCGGGCGTCCGAGATCGTTTAGCGCCGCTGCAGAGCTGGCTGTTCCCGCGCCGGGTGTACCTCCAGCTGGAGGATCAGGCTCTCGTGGCGATGGTGCTGGAGGCCGAGCGCCTGGTGTGGCATGAGCGGGTGCCTCTGCCTCAGGGCGTGTGTGAGAACGGGGCGCCTGTAGCGGTGGAGGCCTTGGGCGATCTGCTCGGGGATTGGCTGATTGAGCGCGGTTATCCCGGGGCGCATGTGAAGGCCGTGTTGCCTCGGGCAGCCACCGCCTGGCGGGTGATCGAGTGGCCCGATGGGCAGTGGCCCGAGGCTCCCGAGCTGGTGGTGCGCCAGCAGCAGGGAGAGCTGGATCTGCCCTGGTCGTTGCAGGATGCAGACCTGTGGATCGAGCCGTTGCTGGGCGATCCGCCGCGGTCGTTGTTGTTGGCAGTGCAGCGGCAGCTGCTGGAGGCCTGGATCGAGGTGTGCAGCCAGGCGGGCATCGCCCTCGATGGCCTCGAAGCGCTGCCGATCTGCCTCTGGCGCGCCGTGAAGCCTCAGCTCGAGGATGGCGTGCAGGTGGTGCTGCAGCTGGACGACCAGCAGAGCTGGCTCTTGGCCCTTGAGCAGGGTCAGCCGCTGGGGGAGTGGCCCTGCCCACCGGCTGGCGAGCTACTGGAGGCACCACTGCGCCGCTGGGCTCAGCGCTACAGCCCCAGCGCCGGACTCTTGATCGGCTCGGAATCCATGGTGCAAACGTGGCTTCCACAGCTGACGGCCTGGTTGGGCTGCCCGGTGACGCCCTTTGAGCCTGGAGCAGGCACCGCAGCGCTTTGGGGGCTGGCAGCGGGAGAGCGGCAGCCGTGAGCAGGCCGAGCTGGCTGGAGAGCGATGGCGACCTTCTGCGTCAGCGGCGCCTGGAGCGCGGTTTGCCGCCACAGGCGGAGCCGTTGCCGCCGGCCAAGGGGCTGCTGCTGCGTGGGGCTGCCCTGGGGGGAGGGTTGTTGGCGGCTGTGCTGTTGGGTTGGGGTTGGCTGCTGTGGCGCCAGAGCCAGATCAACCAGGAGTTGCAGGATCTGCGGGGCATCACGGCTCAGGTGCAAGCGCTGGAGAGCCAGGCCATGGGCCAGCGCCGCAAGCTCAGCAGCTTGCAGCGCAGCAACGACGGGCTGGCCAAAGGCTTGGTGGCGGTGTCGTCGGGATCGGCTCTGATGGCGCAGTTGGCTGCGATCACTCCTCAGGGCGTTCAGCTCACGGAGGCTCAGGTGCAGGGCAGCAACTTGAAGCTGAAGGGGGTGGCCGCAGATCCGCAGGCGTTTCGGCGGGTGAATGCCTTGAGCCTCTTGCTGGCTGAATCCCTCTTGTTTGACGCGAAGGGTGTGAAGGTGGTGAAGCTCAGCCGTGATCCGGCGAAGCCAGGCGCACCGGTGGATTGGGACCTAACCGCGGCTTTCGCAGCAGTGCCTGCACCGCAGCAGGTTCAGCTGCTCGAGACACTCGGCGCGCAGGGGTTGGCCAGGCGCCTGCAGATCCTGGACCAAGCGGGGGTGCTGCCATGACCAACCTGCAGACGGGGCAGTCGCCCCCCTTCAAGCGCCACTGGTTGCTGGTGGGGTTGCCCATTGCTGCCGGTGTGATCTTGAGCGTTGGGTTGGCAGCGGGGGGAGTGTGGCCCGCCTGGCAGCGCTTGCAGATTGATCAGCGAGAGCTTGAGCAACTGGCGGAGCAGCGCCAGCGCTTGCCTTTGCTGCGGGCCCAGCTCGTGAAGCTGAGCGACAACGTTGCACAAGAGGAGCAACGCAGTCGCCAGATCCTCGGCTTGATTGCAGGCAGCGGCCAGATCAAGACCTTCATGGCCCAACTCAGCGCTGAAGCCCAGCGCAGCGGAGTGGCTCTCGATGGGTATGAGCCGATCACGATCGCGGCACCGAGGGCTGATGCCCAAGCGGCCAAACCCAATGCAGCCAAGGACAAAACCCCAGCTCCCCCACCCGATCCGTTGTTGGCACCAGGTCTGCAGAAAACGTCGTTCCTGCTGAGCGCCAGGGGTTCAGGCCCCCAGCTGCTCAATTTTTTGAGGAGGCTCGAGGCCCTCAGCCTGCTCGTGGTGCAGAGCGATCTCAGCCTGAAGCACGACAGCAACGATGCCGCCACTGCCACGCAACTGCGCCTCAATTTGAGCCTCTACAGCCAAGCCGAGCCGGGCAACGCATCCCCCTGAAGCCTGGCCTGGCCTGGTATTTGCCGATACCATCCGCCTAAAACCGCCTGGGGATCAAGCGTGACGCTGCGTTGTGGCCTGGTTGTGGCCGTGTTGGCCGCCGCGGCAACGCTGCAGCCCATGGCGGCCATCTCCCGACCAACTGGTGCAGCTGCTCCGTCTGCACCGCCATCAAGCACGGGTGGTTCCATGGTGCTCACCCTCAGGCGTTCCACCGAGAGCGTTGAGCTGGTGATCGAAGGCACGGGGGCAGCCCCGGTGTTGCAACAGAGCCGCGATGGACAGCGTTGGCGTGGTGATCTGCAGATTGGTGCCCCGGCAGCGCTGCGTGTGGGGCCACAGCGCATCACGCTGCCTGAAGCCGGCTTGCAGAGCGTGAGTCTGGCCGGATCAGGCCGGGACTATCAGCTTGAGGTGGTGCCGATGCCCGGTGCGCCGCTGAGTCGGCCGGTGGTCAGTGCCGATGGCCGCAATCTGATCATTCGTTTTTCAACGCCGACCCAACCCACGGATCAGTCAGCTCGGTTGAATCTGCGGCAACCCGGCGCTGTTCCTCAGCCCTCCTATGCACCACCGCTTCAGCCCCGGGCGGTGGCACCACCGCTTGGGGATATGGCGGTGGGAACGATGGTGCTCTCCAACCGCAGTTTTCTGAAGCTGGATGGCCCACCGGTCACGATGACGCTGCGGAATGCACCACCCAAAGATGCCCTGATGGCGCTGGCGCAACTGGGGGGATATGGCTTCGTTTACGTGGCAGATGATGCCTCGTCTACGCGGGCCAGTGCTGCTGGCCAGCCGTCAACGGCATCGACGCCTGAGGCATTGGTG
Coding sequences:
- a CDS encoding ribonuclease H, whose translation is MPDQPVVVAAACDGACSGNPGPGGWGCLLRFSDGSVQEFGGFEANTTNNRMELTAALTLLEKLAVLPRDPNLTIRTDSKYLIDGFSKWINGWKRKGWRTASGSPVLNRDLWEALDAARVNGLPFSYVKGHSGDPDNDRCDAIAVAFSKRQQPQLAQGDYGGLMVSEPEPAPDLAPPALQQLLTRLELADRLADGGYGLSLMELAQLVEQPLKKLEARTESWRWRDWQVQPTADARWRLARDASGSGEVERDLDG
- a CDS encoding quinone-dependent dihydroorotate dehydrogenase, whose product is MAELGTGALYQRFVGPLLSRDEGADAEQLSQLTLQALGQASLRRNWPLVSGSLAGLGAELEVRDLRLEQTLFGCRFRNPVGLAAGFDKNAVAAGIWHLFGFGFAEVGTITWHAQPGNPKPRLFRLAAERAALNRMGFNNRGALAARRTLERQALPAVGQRPAVLGINLGKSKITSLEQAPDDYASSLELLAPLADYAVINVSSPNTPGLRELQDDAQLRRLVERLRRLPACPPLLVKIAPDLEDEAIDAIARLAYEEGLAGVIAVNTSLNRLGLEQRRIVQTGRSLAEEAGGLSGAPLRGRALEVLRRLRAVAGPGLPLIGVGGIDSPEAAWERICAGASLIQLYTAWIYEGPQLVPTILEGLVQQLDRHGFRSISEAVGSGVGWR
- a CDS encoding PilN domain-containing protein — protein: MSRPSWLESDGDLLRQRRLERGLPPQAEPLPPAKGLLLRGAALGGGLLAAVLLGWGWLLWRQSQINQELQDLRGITAQVQALESQAMGQRRKLSSLQRSNDGLAKGLVAVSSGSALMAQLAAITPQGVQLTEAQVQGSNLKLKGVAADPQAFRRVNALSLLLAESLLFDAKGVKVVKLSRDPAKPGAPVDWDLTAAFAAVPAPQQVQLLETLGAQGLARRLQILDQAGVLP